The sequence below is a genomic window from Phaeodactylum tricornutum CCAP 1055/1 chromosome 14, whole genome shotgun sequence.
GCGGGGACGACCTTCCGCAGAAATTTCGACGATTCCCTGGCGCGCGGATCGCAAGCGAACCGTAAGTGACACTAAGATGTGGGCGGCTGGAAGGTTCCCACATCTATGCGAGTATAGCGCTGAGAACCCTCGGGCTGAGATTTTCCGATATAAGTGAACGTGTAGGCGCGTGACACTTAAACAAGAGAACACAAATCGATTATAATAGTATCGACTGCGAACCTCACTCCCACAGAGTCACATACAACGCCATATTCCGGTGTACCCCAGCGTATCTATGTCCCaaagtaggtaggtagttgCAATTTAAATTCAGACAACTTCGAAGTATACCTAAGTACCCTTGCTCAGACAAATTGTATCGTCAACTTCACCCGTGACATCCTGGTCAGAGTCGCTCTTTGGGCATGAAAATCCGTGCCGCGAACCGTTCGAGGGGCTGGAAACGATCGTAACTGTGTCATTACTCCAACTCCGCGAGCACAATATATAAAAACAGACACACCAAGCAACGATATTGCAACAAAATTCAAACTTACAATTTAAGCTGCGTTAGctgactaactgtaaagccGACTAAGACGATAGACAGAATAACGCAACTCTGCACCATACAACACGGCACGAAAACATTAACTTTCCGAAAACAAGATCACGGTTTAAGATCCACCCTCCCTAAAACCCAGTGCCATCTCCATGGCTACTCCAATGATTCCCGGACAAGGCTGGGATATGCTTGGTCGACCCGATCGCGCGTTTCAAATTATGAAACAGCAAATTATCCTGCGACCGCGATCGCCGCTGCCGCGTGTGCGACTCGATCCGCCGGCTGAACTCCTTCATCAAAATTGTGTGGACCTGACGATCGACGAGCTGCCGCTCCTCGGCCCAGTCGAGCAATTTCGACATTTCCGTTTCGACACCGCCGTCGTCGGCGGAACGGTGCAGCATACTCGCGTGATCACGTTTGCGCTTTACACGAAGCGTACACGCACTCTGCCGCCAGGGTTCGCCATCAACTTGGACTGCCATTTTCTGCCTAATCTGAATCGTGGCTTCGCGGCATTGACAAAGCCGCTGGGCATTGCTTAAACCAACCTTGATTTGACCCAAATGAAATGCGCCACGAATAGAAACAATTTCCAAGATTCCGTCCTGACAGGAACTGGGCATGTTGCAAGCGGTTACGTGGGCAAAGcggtcttcttccgacaatTGATGCAAATCGTCCATACTGTCGACTCGTTCCATACCCACAGCATTTTCTCGTTGACGCTGATGTGCCGGGAAGAGCGAGGACACGTGTGTTCGACGATTGCGGAACTCGTCCATACTTTGGGTTCGTCGAAATGATAGAGAGGGCACCGTCGGCCCGCTCGACTCCGCTTTGAAGCCGTGAGACCACAGCGGCACTCCTCCGGCGTACGAATCAATGTTCATGACAATGATTCCTTGCGAGTCGGGCGGTAACAGCACCTCCACACCGTCGGCAATCAGTGTAATATCTTTCCGAACGTTGACGGACGTGGCTTTCAGAATGTCCTCGGCCCCAAAAACTCCGTACCAAGCTTTGTTGACAAGACGAGAAAAAAACCACTCCGGGCGGGACTCTCGTAAATAATGTACTTGCAACGCCGCCTGTGCGTCTGCGCCAACGCCCAAGTAATTGAAAAACGATTTCgtctcctttttcttttttgaaacgtCTTCGATCGTCACTTCCCAGCGATCCAACAAGGAAACGTATGATTCAGAAATCTGCTCCAGGATCGTGATGAGCGATTCGTTGTTGTAGCCACCACCCCACCCGTGAATACGTGCCAAGTCATTGCCCGTCCCCAAGGGAAGAATGGCAATGGGTGGCCACTTGCGTTGGAGATTCAAACCCTCGAGTGCACTAATAATCCATGCGACGGTACCGTCACCACCACACACCAGAATTCTCAGACGTGTAAAGGCGCAAAAGCTGTCCAACACAGGATCCGGCCCACCATTGGCTAGATCCCaaatttggattggattCAAGAGTCTTCGAAGTTGCGTAATTAGCAAGTGCCCTTGCTGCGGACCAGCACGAGAGTTGACAAATACCAGCAGCGGAGTCCATTTGGAAAAATCAGGCAAAAGGTCATCGCCCAGGACGTAGCCGTTTTTGTCTGGCAGGGTGGCTTCTGCGGACATACGTTTGAGAGAATCGCGCGAATTCGCcgtttcgaaaaagaaacgtTCCGAGCATCCTTTTTGCGAGTGTGAGGGTGATCCTTTTTGACGTAGAATTGATTCCCTATGATTTTCCGACTGCATTGGCGGTGTCAACATGATATCGTCTGATCTTGTCCGTTGAGGCGTTGACGGTGGCTGTCCCTTTTCGTGTTCAGGCTCATCCCCGATGCTGGCACTACGCGCTTTCATCGGCAACCTGTACGCTTCCAGTGCATCTCGGCGTTTACCAGAAGACGTACTGTGCTGTCTCAGTGGTGAATACGATAACGGAAGTTGCGGCGGTACACTGGAATGATCCCTGCTTGACGAATATGACTCCCCGCCAACACTGAAGTCACTGCTCGAACCATCGAGATCACTGTTTACACTCGATAAGTCGCTCGGTCGTTTTTCAATGTGTGCTCTGTGAAATTTCTCTGGAAAAATTGAAACCtccgatgacgatgatgcggTTAGAGAATCCTTCGTTTCCTCTGCTAAAGGCGAAAGCTTTGTCGACACGATAACGTTGCGTTCTTCCGGAGTACCCGACAGACTGCCAGTTTTTAAACCCTGGGATGAGTTCGACACATGCGGATCTGTAACAATACTTGCCGGGACTGCCGTGCGCTGTGTACGTGGATGATCCTTCATATGCACGATGCAACTGTCCACGCTGGCAAGGTCAGCCTCCCGAACGGCTTCAAGCTGTTCGGACTCACCGGCAAAACCGCCATGAATATTGGTTTCCCGATATTTCTGAATCCCCTGCATCCAAAATATCAACGAGTATCCTGCTCCCGCATAGTCATAGGTAAAAACAGACCGTAAAAAGTGAAGAAGGTGTCTCCAATAGGTTTGCAACCGCTCTGCCGgattgtcatcatcgtcgccatcatCACCGCTATACTTATTAGCAGTTGTGCTTCGTCCGTCGACCAGATTCTCCGTTGAtggatgctgttgtttgTGTTCTGCGATACTCGTTTTTGACCGCACAGCTGATCGTTTGGGCTTTTCAAGCAGCTTGCAAGCGGGTGGCAAAACCAGAGCCGAGTAACGACTCGTTGCGACAATCGATGGCCACAAACCCTGAAACCGCTGTTCATCAGTCTCGGGTTCGTAGCCGTCAAACCCGAATCCTTCCTCGTTTTTCTTGACATGGTCGCGCTCAGAACTGTCTGATTGACTTCCGCTTCTGTTGTGGTCTTTGGAGGATCCACAAGGAGAGGAGTGGAACGAACCAAGCGATTTACTGTCACTCCGCAATAGCAAGGAATTCCACCAGGACGTCCCGTCTTTTCGccatttttgctgttgcaGTTTAAGCAGCAAAGGCTGCTGATTGGGATTCCGCCGCGAGGGTcccagaaaaagaaagcacattagaaacaaaaaggccaCTAATGCGAATTTCTCCAAGTCTTCCCACATGCGATCGTGATTTTCGCGATATTCCAAAACGACGGGGAATAAGTAAACCATCCAGGCCTCCAAGGTAGCGAAAAGCTCGCGCACGTCGGAAGCAATCTCGCGCTGGACCGAAACGGCCGCCGTTTCCACCAGCGCTTCCACCGCCTCGATCAGCGCCTCGTCTTCCTTCAGGGCTTCTGCTGAACGCTCCACGTCCACGTAAATCGTCATGGCTATACGACACGAGCGAGGACGACGCGATGTCCTCGCTCGTATCTAAACccgtctttgtcgatacCAATTTGTAGAagtcaacggaaagaaacaCAACGAGAGAAAAGAGAAGTGTACGAAAGCGGTTTAGAAATGAATGACTTTCACCGTTCCATTTTTGAATGCTTTTTATCAGTCTTGTCTCTCTCCTACAATTTGGTCTGCTTTCGCTTCGTAGGGTACACGCGGGTTCAATCCAGAGGCTTAGGTAACAGCGGGAAAATACCAGCGTGCATATACAGTGAATCTAGCTGTAAATTGCTGGTGGCAATTTTTTTACCACGATTCCGGTCGTTGTGCTCCTAAAGCTAGCTAATCAACGTCACGAGACATAATTTTCGAGTCGTTCGACGACTGGATGCTTTTTGAACCAGCTGGTCACAATCGCGTGTCGGCTAGTTCATTAGTTttagttactgttagtacaATTCACCTCCCAGCTGTGGGATTTTGCCATTTACAGCGCCTACGATCCGTCAATGGGATGCGTTGGCGACAGACATTCATGATATGGTTTATCATCGCACTTCATTGCGTGCTCCCATTTGGTGAGGCCGGGCTTGACTGGTATACCATCAAACACTATGGATACGGCATCGCGAATCATGTCGTGATCATTGATCGGCGCCGTATCCCCCATTTCTAGGTGCTCTGCGTGATATCGCTTTAAACCATCCGTAGTCAAACGGGAAGGGTCGTGACTGTGGTACAAAGGATCGAACAAGACGGGGGTGAAGTTGAATTCAATCAACCAGACGCTTCCTTCGGTATCGAGCATGAAGTCGGCCGAGAAGATTTCAAATTGAGACCGACCAGGCGGTCGGTTCATCAGCTTACCCTCGTCAATGGCGACTCGTACCATGCTCCTAACGGCATCTCGGCATCGCCCGTACAAAATAGGCCAGCTTCCAGCCGCCGTCCAGTTTTCCATTGGAGCAGCAGAAACCGCACCTTCCTGGTTGTTCTCACTGTCCGGCGA
It includes:
- a CDS encoding predicted protein; protein product: DFSKWTPLLVFVNSRAGPQQGHLLITQLRRLLNPIQIWDLANGGPDPVLDSFCAFTRLRILVCGGDGTVAWIISALEGLNLQRKWPPIAILPLGTGNDLARIHGWGGGYNNESLITILEQISESYVSLLDRWEVTIEDVSKKKKETKSFFNYLGVGADAQAALQVHYLRESRPEWFFSRLVNKAWYGVFGAEDILKATSVNVRKDITLIADGVEVLLPPDSQGIIVMNIDSYAGGVPLWSHGFKADSCQDGILEIVSIRGAFHLGQIKVGLSNAQRLCQCREATIQIRQKMAVQVDGEPWRQSACTLRVKRK